The following are encoded in a window of Verrucomicrobiia bacterium genomic DNA:
- a CDS encoding PaaI family thioesterase, which translates to MEKIRRFFKNDRFAARANIELVSLAPGYAKCRMPLQDYHLNGYNTVHGGAIFTLADFTFAAASNSHGNIAVAINASISFLKAGVSGTLWAEARELARNPKLASYTVEVRDDAGDLVAIFQGMVYRKSEVIPE; encoded by the coding sequence ATGGAAAAAATCCGCCGCTTTTTCAAGAACGACCGCTTTGCTGCCCGCGCCAACATTGAGCTGGTGTCGCTGGCCCCCGGCTACGCCAAATGCCGGATGCCCCTGCAGGACTACCACCTCAACGGCTATAACACCGTTCATGGAGGGGCCATTTTTACGCTGGCGGATTTCACCTTTGCCGCCGCCAGCAACTCCCACGGCAACATCGCCGTGGCCATCAATGCCTCCATTTCATTTTTGAAGGCCGGCGTCTCCGGCACCCTCTGGGCGGAGGCCCGCGAGCTGGCCCGCAACCCCAAACTGGCCTCCTACACCGTGGAGGTGCGCGATGATGCCGGTGACCTGGTGGCCATCTTTCAAGGGATGGTCTATCGAAAAAGTGAGGTGATCCCCGAGTGA
- the dnaE gene encoding DNA polymerase III subunit alpha has protein sequence MSHADFVHLHLHTEYSLLDGACRVDKLAGLAAEMGFPALAITDHGVMYGAIDFYQAVSSKGVKPIIGCEVYVAPGHRREKKGGTSGRDPYHHLVLLARNNTGYHNLIKLVTRAHLEGYYYKPRIDKELLEQFHEGLVVLSGCLNSEVPQLIRKGELDKARAVIDWFKQLFGPEHYFLELQNHGLPEQQTVNRYLIQWAREFGLSLVATNDVHYLKKEHSEAHDCLLCIGLQTVREDTRRLRYQPGQFYLRSAQEMHALFAEIPEAVTNTLAVAERCDLQIKFGVLNYPVFQPPANITRETYLRQQILQGLQRRYTLRAVLEGEVIRPVAIEDPFRLPTWPGVDGLWDDPEANLRHPLVAEAVRVVMDRLALELMVIEKTNFVSYFLIVGDFVQYGRSRGVSCVARGSAAGSLVTYLLEISNVDPIRYGLLFERFLNPERVNPPDIDIDFADDRRELVINYVREKYGKECVAQIITFGTLGAKSVIRDVGRVLGWSYGECDRLAKMVPNDPKMTLEKALKESPDFRKEYEENPKTQELLNIAFVLEDLTRNASVHAAGVVIGPEPLENLLPLKEDEHGAIVTQYAMGPVGDLGLLKMDFLGLKTLTVIRNTCQMVEQTRGIKIQIDRLPLNDQPTYDLLNRGLTVGVFQLESGGMRDLCRKFQISSIEHITALVALYRPGPMTLIDDFVERRHGRREIVYEHPLLEPITRETYGVLIYQEQVMQAAQVLAGYSLGGADLLRRAMGKKKPEEMAKQREVFVKGCWEKNQIPADKANAIFDLLDKFAGYGFNKSHAAAYAIVAYQTAYLKANYTVEFLAAMMTNDMSDTDKVAILINEAREFGIQVLPPDVNRSQMHFSPDQNGQAIRFGLAAIKGIGEVAVSAIIEARQAGGPFHSLADLTARVENRSVNRKVLEALIKAGACDGFGQPRKAMYEQIDAVLARAASMHADRQAGQDNLFDVFQETPSSPKAPAAAERPAEDWPLHERLQYEKELLGFYVTGHPLQPFERTLVRYSTHNTQSAKTMASGSMVRMGGLVTAAQKGISKKNNRPYLMATLEDMDGIAKILLTGEAFEQFQALVIPNAPLLVTGEVRNDEDVPKLFPAEIIPLEEAPQRLTKQVQIRIPRSALTEENLQHVFDIVQRHRGRCPLFLAVIQEDGAVLFIEAHETFAVAPSIQLEREVNEVLGEGSYYAKVDDTLPAKRERPWNGRSRNGNYE, from the coding sequence ATGTCGCATGCCGACTTCGTGCATCTGCATTTGCATACGGAATACTCCCTCCTGGACGGGGCCTGCCGCGTGGATAAACTGGCCGGTCTCGCCGCGGAGATGGGGTTTCCGGCCCTGGCCATCACCGACCATGGGGTGATGTACGGGGCCATTGATTTTTATCAGGCTGTGAGCAGTAAAGGGGTGAAACCCATCATCGGCTGCGAGGTTTATGTGGCTCCCGGCCATCGCCGGGAGAAAAAGGGCGGCACTAGCGGACGCGATCCCTACCACCACCTGGTGCTCCTGGCCCGGAACAACACCGGCTACCACAACCTGATCAAGCTGGTAACCCGGGCCCATCTCGAAGGCTATTACTACAAGCCCCGCATTGACAAGGAGCTGTTGGAGCAATTTCACGAGGGTCTGGTGGTGCTCTCCGGGTGCCTGAACAGCGAGGTCCCCCAGCTTATTCGCAAGGGCGAACTGGACAAGGCCCGCGCGGTGATAGACTGGTTCAAGCAGCTCTTTGGGCCGGAGCATTATTTTCTCGAACTGCAAAACCACGGCCTGCCGGAGCAGCAAACCGTCAACCGCTATCTCATCCAGTGGGCGCGAGAATTCGGCCTTTCGCTCGTGGCCACCAATGACGTGCATTACTTGAAGAAGGAGCACTCGGAAGCCCACGACTGCCTGCTGTGCATCGGGCTGCAGACCGTGCGCGAAGACACCCGCCGGCTGCGTTATCAACCGGGGCAGTTTTATCTCCGCTCCGCCCAAGAAATGCACGCCTTGTTCGCGGAAATCCCGGAAGCTGTTACCAACACGCTGGCGGTGGCCGAGCGCTGCGATCTGCAAATCAAGTTTGGGGTGCTGAACTACCCTGTTTTTCAACCGCCCGCCAACATCACCCGCGAAACCTACCTGCGCCAGCAAATCCTCCAGGGACTGCAACGCCGCTACACCCTGCGCGCGGTTCTGGAAGGAGAGGTGATTCGACCGGTCGCCATCGAAGATCCTTTCCGGCTGCCCACCTGGCCCGGGGTGGACGGTTTGTGGGACGATCCGGAGGCCAATCTCCGCCATCCCCTGGTCGCCGAGGCCGTTCGGGTCGTGATGGATCGCCTGGCCCTGGAATTGATGGTGATCGAAAAAACCAATTTCGTCAGTTACTTCCTTATCGTGGGCGATTTTGTGCAGTATGGCCGCAGCCGGGGGGTGTCATGCGTGGCCCGCGGTTCGGCAGCCGGTTCGCTGGTGACCTATCTGCTGGAAATCTCCAACGTGGATCCCATCCGGTATGGGCTGCTGTTCGAGCGGTTTCTCAACCCGGAGCGCGTTAACCCCCCCGATATTGACATAGATTTTGCCGATGACCGGCGCGAACTGGTCATCAACTATGTGCGCGAAAAATACGGCAAGGAATGCGTGGCCCAGATCATCACTTTCGGCACCCTCGGCGCCAAATCCGTCATCCGCGATGTGGGGCGCGTGCTGGGCTGGAGTTATGGCGAATGTGACCGCCTGGCCAAAATGGTGCCCAATGACCCCAAGATGACCCTGGAGAAAGCGCTGAAGGAATCTCCAGACTTCCGCAAGGAATACGAGGAGAACCCCAAAACCCAGGAGCTCCTCAACATTGCCTTTGTGCTGGAGGATTTGACCCGCAACGCCTCCGTGCATGCAGCGGGGGTGGTCATTGGTCCTGAACCGCTGGAAAACCTGCTTCCACTCAAAGAAGACGAACACGGAGCCATTGTCACCCAATATGCCATGGGGCCGGTGGGCGACCTGGGCTTGTTGAAAATGGATTTCCTGGGGCTGAAAACGCTCACTGTCATCCGCAACACCTGCCAGATGGTGGAACAGACAAGAGGCATCAAAATCCAGATTGACCGCCTGCCACTGAACGACCAGCCCACCTACGATCTTCTCAACCGGGGTTTGACGGTGGGCGTATTCCAACTGGAATCAGGGGGGATGCGCGATTTGTGCCGGAAATTCCAAATCAGTTCCATTGAGCACATCACGGCCTTGGTGGCTTTGTACCGCCCCGGCCCCATGACGCTGATCGATGATTTTGTGGAGCGCCGGCATGGCCGCCGGGAGATTGTTTACGAGCACCCCCTCCTGGAGCCGATCACCCGGGAAACCTATGGGGTGTTGATTTATCAGGAGCAGGTCATGCAGGCCGCGCAGGTCCTGGCCGGCTATTCCCTGGGTGGCGCCGATCTGTTGCGCCGGGCCATGGGCAAGAAAAAGCCCGAGGAAATGGCCAAACAACGGGAGGTTTTTGTCAAAGGTTGCTGGGAAAAAAATCAAATCCCGGCAGACAAAGCCAATGCCATTTTCGATTTGCTCGATAAGTTTGCCGGCTATGGATTCAACAAATCCCACGCGGCTGCCTACGCCATCGTCGCCTATCAAACGGCGTATCTGAAGGCCAACTACACCGTGGAGTTCCTGGCCGCCATGATGACCAACGACATGAGCGACACGGATAAAGTCGCCATTCTCATCAATGAGGCCCGGGAATTCGGCATTCAGGTGTTGCCTCCTGACGTCAATCGGAGCCAGATGCATTTCAGCCCCGATCAAAACGGCCAGGCAATTCGCTTCGGCCTGGCCGCCATCAAGGGCATCGGGGAAGTGGCCGTCAGCGCCATCATTGAAGCCCGCCAGGCTGGCGGCCCCTTCCATTCCCTGGCAGACCTGACCGCCCGCGTGGAGAACCGAAGCGTCAACCGCAAAGTGCTCGAGGCGCTCATCAAGGCGGGCGCCTGTGATGGTTTCGGCCAGCCACGCAAGGCCATGTACGAGCAGATTGACGCCGTGCTGGCGCGTGCTGCCAGCATGCACGCCGACCGCCAGGCCGGCCAAGACAACCTCTTTGATGTCTTTCAGGAAACGCCGTCTTCACCCAAAGCCCCCGCTGCGGCGGAAAGACCTGCCGAGGACTGGCCCTTACATGAGCGGCTGCAATACGAGAAGGAGTTGTTGGGGTTCTACGTGACCGGGCATCCTCTGCAGCCTTTTGAACGCACCTTGGTCCGTTACTCCACCCACAACACTCAATCGGCAAAAACCATGGCTAGTGGCTCCATGGTTCGCATGGGGGGATTGGTGACGGCGGCGCAAAAGGGCATCTCCAAGAAAAACAACCGTCCCTACCTCATGGCCACCTTGGAGGACATGGACGGCATAGCGAAAATCCTGCTGACAGGAGAGGCCTTCGAGCAGTTTCAGGCCCTGGTCATTCCCAATGCTCCCTTGCTGGTCACCGGGGAGGTGCGTAACGACGAAGACGTGCCGAAGCTGTTTCCTGCCGAAATCATTCCTCTCGAAGAAGCTCCCCAACGGCTTACCAAGCAGGTGCAGATTCGGATCCCAAGAAGCGCCTTAACAGAAGAAAATTTGCAGCACGTCTTTGACATTGTTCAACGGCACCGTGGCCGCTGTCCCCTCTTTCTGGCGGTGATCCAGGAGGATGGTGCCGTGTTGTTCATCGAGGCGCATGAGACTTTTGCCGTCGCACCCAGTATCCAACTGGAAAGGGAGGTCAACGAGGTTTTGGGCGAAGGTAGCTATTACGCCAAAGTGGATGACACCCTTCCCGCAAAACGCGAACGGCCTTGGAATGGACGCTCGCGCAATGGAAACTACGAATAA
- a CDS encoding TIGR00730 family Rossman fold protein, which translates to MAEFVDSFETMSKVGPAVTIFGSARTKPSDPYYRSAEKIARGLAENGFAVITGGGPGIMEAANKGAARGKGQSVGLNIELPFEQKSNRYVNVPIEFHYFFSRKVCFVKYSMGFIYMPGGFGTCDEFFEVITLVQTQRIPKFPLVLFGSEYWSGLLAWMKKAMEGRKYISPGDLDLVKLVDREEDAIEIILDYRRRTGVPERVSKAFV; encoded by the coding sequence ATGGCGGAATTTGTGGACTCTTTTGAGACGATGTCGAAGGTCGGACCGGCGGTCACCATCTTTGGCAGTGCCCGCACCAAACCTTCCGACCCGTACTATCGTTCGGCTGAAAAGATTGCGCGTGGTCTGGCCGAAAATGGGTTCGCGGTCATTACGGGCGGCGGGCCCGGCATCATGGAGGCTGCCAACAAGGGCGCTGCCCGGGGGAAGGGGCAGTCGGTGGGCTTGAACATCGAACTGCCGTTTGAGCAAAAGAGCAACCGCTACGTGAACGTGCCGATCGAATTCCATTACTTTTTCTCGCGCAAAGTCTGTTTCGTGAAGTACAGCATGGGCTTCATATACATGCCCGGCGGTTTTGGGACCTGCGATGAGTTTTTTGAGGTGATTACGCTGGTGCAAACCCAGCGGATTCCAAAATTTCCGCTGGTATTGTTCGGAAGTGAATATTGGAGCGGCCTGTTGGCCTGGATGAAAAAAGCCATGGAGGGCCGAAAATACATCAGCCCGGGTGACCTCGACCTCGTCAAGCTCGTGGATCGGGAGGAGGATGCCATTGAAATCATCCTCGACTACCGCCGCCGCACCGGTGTGCCTGAACGTGTGAGTAAAGCTTTTGTGTGA
- a CDS encoding insulinase family protein, with the protein MAASKKNGSPIPVYRISRLPNGLRVATAEMPHMTSVSLGIWAGAGSRYEPAPLNGASHFIEHMLFKGTRRRSPLEISQAVEGIGGYLNAFTSEESTCFYSKARHECFEDLLDVLTDMYLHSRFAPEDIRKEREVIKEEVAQYFDEPQQYVLELLNALQWPGQPLGRPITGTFETLDAMGRRHLTTFLREHYRAGNTLICAAGRITHAQALRAVRALAGKFASGTPPAFAPAAGRPQGPVVHLHWRKTEQTQFALGLRTCSRHDPARWALRLLSVVLGENMSSRLFQKLREDSGMAYSIQSSVSFFADTGDLVIAGGLDAEKLGPALELIWRELEDLATHALRPAELRRARDYLLGQIDLSLENTESQMMNLGEQCLGLNDFLPPVEVKAALSRVTAAEMRAVAARYFRPERCSLAVISSDKSVGRIALRELPGNPQLVQSLSA; encoded by the coding sequence ATGGCAGCTTCCAAGAAAAACGGCTCCCCAATTCCTGTCTATCGCATTTCCCGTCTGCCCAATGGTTTGCGGGTGGCCACCGCCGAAATGCCCCACATGACCAGCGTCAGCCTGGGCATCTGGGCCGGCGCCGGTTCCCGTTACGAGCCGGCCCCGCTGAATGGGGCCTCCCATTTCATTGAGCACATGCTGTTCAAGGGCACCCGCCGGCGCTCCCCCCTGGAAATCTCTCAAGCCGTGGAGGGGATTGGGGGCTATCTCAACGCCTTCACCAGCGAAGAAAGCACCTGCTTTTATTCCAAGGCCCGGCATGAATGCTTCGAGGATTTGCTGGATGTCCTCACGGATATGTACCTCCACAGCCGTTTTGCCCCGGAGGACATTCGGAAGGAGCGCGAAGTCATCAAGGAGGAAGTGGCCCAATATTTTGATGAGCCGCAACAATACGTCCTGGAGCTGCTCAACGCGCTCCAATGGCCGGGCCAGCCGCTGGGCCGGCCCATCACCGGCACCTTTGAGACGCTGGATGCCATGGGCCGGCGGCATCTTACCACCTTTCTGCGTGAACATTACCGCGCGGGCAATACGTTGATTTGTGCTGCCGGCCGCATCACCCATGCCCAGGCTCTGCGGGCCGTGAGGGCCCTGGCCGGCAAGTTTGCCTCCGGCACCCCACCCGCTTTTGCGCCTGCCGCCGGCCGGCCTCAAGGTCCGGTGGTTCATCTGCACTGGCGCAAGACCGAGCAAACCCAGTTTGCCCTGGGACTGCGCACCTGCTCCCGCCATGACCCGGCCCGCTGGGCTTTACGACTGCTGAGCGTGGTGCTGGGCGAGAACATGAGCTCGCGCCTGTTTCAGAAGCTGCGGGAAGACTCCGGCATGGCCTATTCCATCCAGAGTTCGGTTAGTTTTTTTGCCGACACCGGCGACCTGGTCATCGCCGGCGGGTTGGACGCTGAAAAGCTCGGACCGGCGCTGGAATTGATCTGGCGGGAGCTGGAAGACCTGGCCACACATGCGCTGCGCCCGGCGGAGCTGCGGCGCGCCCGCGATTACCTCCTGGGCCAGATAGACCTCAGCCTGGAAAACACTGAAAGCCAGATGATGAATTTGGGGGAACAATGCCTGGGGCTGAATGATTTCCTGCCGCCGGTAGAGGTGAAAGCCGCTTTGAGCCGCGTCACCGCCGCGGAGATGCGTGCTGTGGCCGCCCGCTATTTTCGACCGGAGCGTTGCAGCCTGGCGGTGATCAGCTCCGACAAGTCAGTAGGGCGCATCGCCCTGCGCGAGCTGCCCGGCAACCCGCAGTTGGTGCAAAGCCTCAGCGCGTGA
- the pabB gene encoding aminodeoxychorismate synthase component I produces MSVLVSELNGFPDVESLTACLAGQPGSLFLESTLTGPSGARYSLFAARPMLVLRSWGNRCLISSCSHTTEVFGNPWQVLNAWWERFELADEPDCPFPLGAAMGFWGYELKHFVEPCLTRISMDDLGLPECWVGFYPSLLVVDHATHRAWIVATGLRPDGTQDVAEARRQQEAWMALLDNSVGQKPCDKPISLPPSEALHSTLTRDQFLRAVERAQWFIRHGHIYQVNLSHRLQAPLSTSPFAFYQRLQAVSPAPFAAWLNAGDFQVASSSPEQFLRLTGRHITTRPIKGTRPRGTDATRDAQLAYELQTSPKEMAELVMITDLLRNDLGRVCEYGSVQVPDLARLERFAHVQHLVSTIEGELRPSVTHAAALAACFPGGSITGAPKIRAMQIIDELEPVVRGVYTGCMGYLGFNRESQLSITIRTAVCHAGRVYFAVGAGIVADSVPEAEYAETLDKAAGFLAVCRGSTAEKPAQVPLPPSGQV; encoded by the coding sequence GTGAGCGTGCTCGTGTCAGAACTGAATGGCTTTCCCGACGTGGAAAGCCTGACGGCCTGTCTGGCCGGCCAGCCCGGCAGTCTTTTCCTGGAGAGCACCCTCACCGGCCCCAGCGGAGCGCGGTATTCCCTGTTTGCGGCGCGGCCGATGCTGGTTTTGCGTAGCTGGGGCAACCGTTGCCTTATCAGCTCCTGCTCCCACACCACGGAAGTTTTTGGCAATCCCTGGCAGGTGCTCAATGCCTGGTGGGAGCGTTTCGAGCTGGCGGATGAACCTGATTGCCCTTTCCCCCTCGGGGCTGCCATGGGTTTCTGGGGGTACGAACTTAAACACTTTGTTGAGCCCTGCCTCACCCGCATTTCCATGGATGATCTAGGCCTGCCCGAGTGTTGGGTGGGATTTTACCCGAGCCTGCTGGTGGTGGATCATGCCACCCACCGCGCGTGGATTGTGGCCACCGGTCTCCGGCCTGACGGCACCCAGGACGTGGCCGAAGCCCGCCGCCAACAGGAGGCCTGGATGGCCCTGTTGGATAATAGCGTGGGGCAGAAGCCATGCGATAAACCGATAAGCCTCCCGCCCTCCGAAGCGCTTCATTCCACCCTGACTCGTGATCAGTTTCTGCGTGCTGTGGAGCGCGCGCAGTGGTTCATTCGCCACGGCCATATATATCAGGTCAACCTCTCTCACCGCCTGCAGGCGCCCCTGTCCACCTCGCCGTTTGCCTTTTATCAACGCCTCCAGGCCGTCTCCCCTGCCCCCTTCGCCGCCTGGCTCAATGCCGGAGATTTTCAGGTGGCCTCTTCTTCTCCCGAACAATTCCTGCGTCTTACCGGCAGGCACATTACCACCCGCCCCATCAAGGGCACCCGGCCGCGGGGCACGGATGCCACCCGCGACGCCCAATTGGCCTACGAACTTCAAACCAGCCCCAAGGAAATGGCCGAGCTGGTCATGATAACGGACCTCCTGCGCAACGATCTCGGACGAGTCTGCGAATACGGCAGCGTGCAAGTCCCCGACCTGGCACGCTTGGAACGTTTTGCCCACGTCCAACACCTGGTCTCCACCATCGAAGGCGAATTGCGCCCGTCAGTGACCCATGCCGCGGCCTTGGCGGCCTGTTTTCCGGGTGGCAGCATCACCGGCGCCCCAAAAATCCGCGCCATGCAAATCATTGATGAGTTGGAGCCGGTGGTACGGGGGGTTTATACCGGCTGCATGGGGTATCTTGGTTTCAACCGCGAGAGCCAGCTCAGCATCACCATCCGCACCGCCGTGTGCCATGCCGGGCGCGTGTATTTCGCCGTGGGTGCAGGGATCGTTGCCGACTCCGTCCCCGAAGCGGAGTACGCCGAGACCTTGGACAAGGCTGCTGGTTTCCTGGCGGTGTGCAGGGGGTCAACAGCAGAAAAGCCAGCCCAAGTGCCCTTACCACCTTCCGGGCAAGTCTGA
- the glnD gene encoding [protein-PII] uridylyltransferase, producing the protein MAGWLEKMTEEAARLVLPPGRHPAQELARYRHFLKIQSHRLKILHRNGGGGQEVCRARAAMLDLVVKNLFAALQALAKPAEWQPLALIAVGGYGRGELNPWSDVDLLFLQDRPPGRGPAHPALALIGEGILSDLGLKVGHATRTIEECVAEANKEMQSKTALIEARFLCGDEKLFQRLKTQLLKRCVKGREAEYIAARLADQAARRQRFGNSPVMQEPHLKNGCGGLRDYQNLLWMTYFKYGVGQLEELVKAKMVYPAEARDLQAAYDYLLRVRTELHYQSPRPQDILTKHYQPTVAWHLGFKERSAWVRIENFMREYYTHTRNIYLITRTVEQRLALAPQENRLLKSLPRLWRKSRQPAVVDGFRIQGGQMGAASSRIFDEAPHRLMRAFLLAQQRGLIFEPELVQLMRNKLPLVNRGFLNSSRVRETFLEILNHRGSVGAILRQMHEVGLLGKYVPEFGRLTNLVQHEFYHQYAADEHTLVCLEKLDVIWEAKTEPFLRYGDLLRAVEKPYLLNLALLLHDAGKAGNTSDHAEVGARLARNFAQRMALDGAATRQLCHLIQHHLDMARISQRRDLNDPQVIAHFAQIIETEEQLRLLTLLTVADLLGTSEKLWNGFKDSLLWQLYQKTSDYLRGIRPPAEEAEKHRQLLALELARQLPRHIAEEELYAHFQHLPVRYFQQCTPQEILLDLELAHQFMRRAVDEDLDSGLASLRPILHWTPLPDRGCTELKLCTWDRPRLFSRIAGACSASGLNILSAQIYSRADGIALDTFYVTDARAGGPVSKEQREQCTHLLNRVLERGDVDLYAAIHRQKLGASLYCAVGGERLPTRIQIDNDSAKTATVIDIITEDRLGLLYAISMALADAGLDVSWARITTEKGAAIDTFYVTHRYEGKLTSPRTQSTVRSKILGAILQLDNQR; encoded by the coding sequence ATGGCTGGCTGGCTTGAAAAAATGACGGAAGAAGCGGCCCGACTGGTATTGCCACCTGGACGGCACCCGGCACAAGAACTGGCGCGCTATCGTCATTTCCTTAAAATCCAATCACACCGGTTGAAAATCCTCCACCGCAACGGCGGGGGTGGGCAGGAAGTTTGCCGGGCCCGCGCAGCGATGCTGGATTTGGTGGTCAAGAATCTGTTCGCGGCCTTGCAAGCCCTGGCCAAACCCGCGGAGTGGCAACCGCTGGCCCTGATCGCCGTGGGCGGCTATGGGCGGGGTGAATTGAATCCGTGGAGCGACGTGGACCTGCTCTTCCTGCAAGATCGGCCGCCCGGCCGCGGCCCAGCCCATCCAGCCCTGGCCCTGATTGGGGAGGGTATATTAAGTGATTTGGGGCTCAAGGTGGGCCATGCCACCCGCACCATCGAGGAATGCGTGGCCGAGGCCAACAAGGAGATGCAATCCAAAACCGCCTTGATTGAGGCCCGTTTTCTCTGTGGTGACGAAAAACTTTTTCAACGGCTGAAAACCCAGTTGCTTAAACGGTGTGTTAAAGGCCGCGAAGCGGAGTACATCGCTGCCCGCCTGGCCGACCAGGCCGCCCGGCGACAACGATTTGGCAATTCGCCGGTCATGCAGGAACCGCACCTCAAAAATGGTTGTGGCGGGCTGCGGGATTACCAGAACCTGCTCTGGATGACCTACTTCAAGTATGGAGTCGGCCAGTTGGAGGAGCTGGTCAAGGCGAAGATGGTGTATCCGGCCGAGGCGCGGGATCTACAGGCCGCTTATGATTACCTGCTGCGAGTGCGCACCGAGCTGCACTATCAAAGTCCGCGTCCCCAAGACATCCTGACCAAGCATTATCAACCCACAGTCGCCTGGCACCTCGGCTTCAAGGAGCGCTCGGCGTGGGTGCGGATTGAGAACTTCATGCGTGAGTATTACACCCATACCCGCAATATTTACCTCATCACCCGCACCGTCGAGCAGCGTCTCGCGCTTGCCCCCCAGGAAAACCGCCTCCTTAAAAGCCTGCCCCGCCTGTGGCGCAAAAGCAGGCAGCCCGCCGTGGTGGATGGATTCCGCATTCAAGGCGGCCAGATGGGGGCCGCCTCCTCCCGCATCTTTGACGAGGCCCCCCATCGCCTCATGCGGGCTTTTTTACTGGCACAACAGCGCGGCCTCATCTTTGAACCTGAACTGGTGCAGTTGATGCGCAACAAGCTGCCCCTCGTCAACCGTGGTTTTCTCAACAGCTCGCGCGTGCGCGAAACCTTTTTGGAAATCTTGAACCACCGCGGCAGCGTGGGAGCCATCCTGCGTCAGATGCATGAGGTTGGACTGCTGGGCAAATATGTGCCGGAATTCGGCCGGCTCACCAACCTGGTGCAACACGAATTCTATCACCAGTACGCCGCTGATGAACACACGCTGGTGTGCCTGGAAAAACTCGACGTCATTTGGGAGGCCAAGACTGAACCCTTCCTGCGGTACGGGGATTTGTTGCGCGCCGTGGAAAAGCCGTATTTGCTGAATTTGGCGCTGCTATTGCATGACGCGGGCAAAGCCGGTAACACCTCGGACCATGCCGAAGTTGGCGCGCGTCTGGCGCGCAATTTTGCCCAACGGATGGCCCTGGACGGGGCCGCGACGCGGCAGCTCTGCCACTTGATCCAACACCACCTGGACATGGCCCGCATCTCCCAGCGGCGCGACCTCAACGATCCCCAGGTCATCGCTCATTTTGCTCAAATCATTGAAACCGAAGAACAACTTCGCCTGCTGACCCTGCTCACGGTGGCGGACCTCCTGGGTACCAGCGAAAAGCTGTGGAATGGTTTCAAGGATTCACTGCTCTGGCAGCTTTACCAAAAGACGTCCGATTACCTGCGCGGCATCCGGCCGCCCGCCGAGGAGGCTGAGAAACACCGACAACTGCTCGCCCTGGAACTGGCCCGGCAGTTGCCCCGGCATATTGCCGAGGAGGAACTCTACGCCCATTTCCAACATCTTCCCGTGCGTTATTTTCAGCAATGCACCCCGCAGGAAATCCTGCTGGATTTGGAACTGGCCCATCAATTCATGCGCCGCGCGGTGGATGAAGACCTGGACAGTGGCCTGGCCTCGCTGCGTCCCATCCTCCACTGGACGCCCCTGCCGGATCGTGGCTGTACGGAGCTGAAGTTGTGCACCTGGGACCGCCCCCGCCTCTTCAGCCGCATCGCCGGGGCATGCAGCGCCAGCGGTTTGAACATCTTGAGCGCCCAGATCTACAGCCGCGCCGACGGTATTGCGCTGGACACCTTTTACGTCACCGACGCCCGGGCGGGCGGGCCGGTGAGCAAGGAACAACGGGAGCAATGCACCCACCTGCTCAACCGCGTGCTGGAGCGGGGAGATGTGGATTTGTACGCCGCGATTCACCGCCAGAAGCTGGGCGCCAGTCTGTACTGCGCCGTGGGCGGTGAACGCCTGCCCACCCGGATTCAGATTGACAATGACAGCGCCAAAACCGCCACTGTCATTGACATCATCACCGAAGACCGTCTGGGACTGCTCTACGCCATTTCCATGGCTCTGGCTGATGCCGGTCTGGATGTTTCGTGGGCGCGCATTACCACGGAAAAAGGGGCGGCCATAGACACCTTTTATGTGACTCACCGTTATGAGGGCAAGCTCACCTCGCCCCGCACGCAGAGCACAGTGCGCTCCAAAATCCTGGGCGCCATCCTGCAACTTGACAATCAACGCTGA